From the genome of Streptomyces sp. NBC_01304:
ACTACATCGTCGTCGAGTGCAAGGGTTCACTGCAGGCCGGAGAGGGAGATCGCCAAGGACTCCCGCCCGACGCGAATGATCCCGACCGTCCGGAGCCCGGGGCGGACGACCAGGATACGACCGGAGCCGACAGCCAGGAGGCAGACAGCGACGGGGACGGAGACGGGGACGCCGCAGGCCCGGCCGTCCGGCAGGTGTCCCAGGGCACTCGGGAGTACTTCAAGACGATCCTGCACGAGATGGACAAGCGCGGCCTGAAGGGATTGGACGATGCGGAGCGAGAGCCCGATCCTGTCAAGGCCGAGCAGATGCGCAAGGCAGCGCAGGATGAACTGGACCTGGCAGAGAACCTGCGCACGGCTCTCAAGGAGAACCGTGTGAAGTATGTGCTGGTGAAGGGGAACTCCGACGAGGACAAGAAGACACACGAGGGATACCTGATGAAGGAATACGACATCAGCCTCCCCAAGAAGGACGAAAATGATCAAGATTCCGCGTCATGAATTCCCCACGGGGGCATTGCCTCAGGTGCTGAAGGTGCTGGAGCGAAGGCTGAATGGGGAACTGGAGGACCTCACGGAGAATGCCGAATGGTTCTCCATGGCCCTGAGCTCTGCGACCACTGCCCTTGACAGGCGCTGCTCGGGGGATCCCAAGGCCGACAAGCTGGAGACCTGGAAGGCCTGTGTCACCGCGATGCAGATCGGCCACGCCCTCTTCGTCGCGGCCCGCGCAACGACACCTACCGTCACCTGTCGAGTCGGCCCTGACGAGCATGTCTTCAGTTCCGGCACCGGCCCTTGGGCCCACGCAGGCAACTGGCTCACAGCCTTCTGGCTGTCCTGCGTATGCCGTGACAGGCAGCGTACGAACGACCTGTGCCAGGTACCCGTCTCCCTGCTGCGCGAAGCCGGCGGCTTCGATGAGTACATGTACTCCTGGGTCGAAGCACTGCAGGCGTACTGGCTCAAGCAACCGGAACTCGGCGACAAGCTGGTCGAGGCCGTGGACGGCACCGACCCCGAAGTGCTCCGGCCCGCCTCACGAAGCGCCGTGCTGAACCTCGTGTACCCGCCCATGTACCTCTTGACCCAGGTGGTCCGCGGGGACCAGGAAAAGTTCACCACCGCTCTGACCAAGACCGTCGAATGGCACAAGGACTACTGGACCCGCGACGAGGAACTGGCGCGCGACTCCGACGGCCTCATCGCCCTCGGCCCGCTGGCCCTCGCCTGCCTGGCCCTCGACTCCGGATTCACCGTCGACGTCGAATCGGAGTACCTGCCCAAGTACCTCCTCGACGGCGGCTGGGTGGACGAGTTCCCCACCTAGGACCCAGCAGGACACCGACACAGCAGAGAGGCAGCCCATGGCTCCGGACACCCCCACTCCAGCACCCGTGGATCCACCGACCACCCCTGAGCAGGCGCTGGCCATCGTCCGCAGCCGCTACGCCGATCCCAAGCTCCCCGACGGCACCCCCGTCGAGCAGCGCGTCCAGGAATTCGACATCGGCTACCTCGTGTACTCGGTTTCCCCGCCCCGCACCGGCCTCACCGCTCCCTCAGCTCCCTCAGCACCCGGCGGTGCCCACATCGTGGTGTCCAAAGCGACCGGCGAAACGGTCAGCGTCCCCAACTTCCCCCCCGAGCTGGCCATCGCTCGCTACCGCAAGAAGCGCGGACTGGGCGCCTGACGCACACCTCCGCGCAAGGCAACCTCCCATCGCCCGCGTCCCCGGCACACGAGGAAATCCGTACTCATGACAGCCCCGCCCAACGGCTACGCACCACACCCGCACATAGGCGGCCGTGCCACAGTGCTGCGCGCCCTCGCCGCCTGGCGGATGGAGTGGCCGGGTGCGCCGCGCGTCGTCGTCCTCACCGGAAGCCCCGGCAGCGGGCGTTCGCACCTGCTCACCGGCTTCCTCATGCTGTGCGACCCGGACTTCCGCGGGCGGCTTCCGCTGGCCGATCTCGACCCGTCGACGGTGCCGCCGGAGCTTCCCGCACCCGCGGTGCCGAGCGCTGCCGGACTGACCACGGCTCAATTCGGCTGGCTGCTCGCCGGTCACTACGGTCTGCAGGCCGAACGCCTCGAGGATGTGTACGCCGAACTGGCGGCCCTCGACCGGCCTTTGACCATCGTCGTGCCGGATGTCGACCGGGCAGGCCCGGTCCGCACCACGGGCGAGCCCGCCCGCCTCGTACGGGAAGCGCTCAGACCGCTCGCGCACACGGATTCCGTCCGGCTCCTCGCCGACGTACCGCGTGAGCTCGCCACGAGGCTGGTGGAGGGACTGCCGCCCGGCTCCGCGCAGATCATCGATCTCGACGATCCGCAGTGGGCCGACCCTCAGGGGCTGATGCTGCAGGCCGAGGCCTTGCTGCGCCCCGAATTCGGTGCGCCGGAGCTGCCCTTCACCGCCGACCCCTCCGCCCGGCGTGCGCTCGCCGAGGCGATCGGCCGTCGTGCCGGGACCAGTCCTCTCACCGTGCAGCTCACGGTCCAGAGCATCCTGGCGAATCCGTCCGGCGTCGTACCCACCGACGAGGGCCAACTGCCCACGTCCCTGGGCGAGGTGCTCGACCTGCACGCTCGCCGCCTCGGAGCCGACCCGCAGACGCTGCGCCACCTGCTCGCGCCGTTGGCCCTCGCCGAGGGAGACGGTCTGCCGGCCGAGCTGTGGGTGAAGCTCGTCAGCACCCTCGCGGGCACGGACATGACCGCGGCGATCGCGAGCAGCGGAGCGCTGGCCGGCCCCTTCGTACAGTCGCTCCGGGCGGGCGCAAACGGCGAACGTACGCTGCTTCGGCTGCTCCACCCGGCCATCGCCGACGAGCTCCGCTCCGGCCTCCCCCACGTCCGCGCCACGCAGTCCCAGATCGCCATGGCGCTCCTGGAAACCGTGCCCGGTCAGGACTGGAGCAAGGCCGACCCGTACGTACGCGACCACATCGCCGGACACACCTTGGAAGCGGGTCTGCTGCCCCAACTGCTTACTGACCCGGGCTTGTTCGTGTACGCGGATCCGGTGCCGCTGCGTGCGGCCGTCGAGGCCGTCCCGGAACAGCAACTCGGCGCCCCGGCGCGTACGTATCTGCGCATCGCCCCTCTGCTGACCCGTGCGCAGGCGCCCGCCTTGGCCCGCGCGGCCCTCCTGGAGAGCGCGTTCGTCGAGGACCAGCTTCCGGACTTCGCGGCCGCGGTGCACCGGCTCGGCCTGGATCTGCCCTGGCAGACCCTGTGGAGCGTCCGCCTCCCCGACATCAGCGAAGTCACCATCGGCACGCTGCCCCGCCCCGCGGACAGCCCCGTGCCCGTCGCCGCCCTCTCGGTACCGCCCGGCACTCCGGGGTCGCTCCCTGCAGCCGGGAACACTGCTTCGGCGCTGCTCATGCACGGCCTCGTACAGCCGACGCTGTTCGACGAGCCGGGACCGGAACACCTGCGGCCCCTCTCCGAGCAGGACCGGGCAACCGCCCCGCTCGCCCTGCGCCGGGGCACGGATCAACTCCGGGTGTGGGACCGGTCCCGCCAGACGGTCGTGGCTTCCCTGATCTCGGATTCCCCCTTCACCGGAGCCGATCTGTCACCCGACGGCATCCTGGTCGCCGCGACGGAATTCGGAGTGCGGGCTCTGTGGATCCGGCAGCAGCAACGTTGAGGGAAAAGAATGATCCGCATTCCACGTCATGACCTCATGACCGGGGCTCTGTCTGAGGTACTGCAACTGCAGGAGGCAGACCTCGAGGAGGAGCTCGAAGACCTCGAGGAGAACCCCGAGTGGTTCTCCATGGCCCTGAGGACCGCGACCACCAACCTCGCCACTCGCTGCTCGGGGGATCCCGAGGCCGACAACCTGGCGACCTGGAAGGCCTGCGTCCGGGCGATGCAGATCGGCCACGCCGTCTTCGTCTCGGCCCGCGCGACCACACCGACCATCACGTGCCTGGTCGTCGACACAGAACACGTTTTCCGTTCCGGTGCCGCGCCCTGGGCCCACGCGGGCAACTGGCTCACGGCCTTCTGGCTGTCCTGCGTATGCCGTGACCGGGAACGCACCAACGACCTGTGCCAAGTACCCGTCTCCCTGCTGCGCGAGTCGGGCGCCGACTTCGACCCGTACATCTACGCATGGGTCGAGGCACTGCAGGCGTACTGGCGCAAGCAGCCCGAGCTCGGCGACAAATTGGTCGAGGCCGTGGACGGCACCGGCGCCGAGGCAGTCCGACCCGCCTTGCGCAGCGCCGTGCTGAACCTCATGTATCCCCCCATGAACCTCTTGACCCAGCTGGTCCGCAAAGACCAGGACAGGTTCAACACCGAGCTGGCCAAGGCCGTGGAGTGGCACAAGGGCTACTGGACCCGCAGCGAGAAACTGGAGCAGGATCCCGACGGATTCCTCGCCCTCGCTCCCCTGGCCCTCGCGTGCCTGGCCCTCGACTCCGGATTCACCGTCGATGTCGAGTCCGCGTACCTGCCCGAGTACCTGCTCGCCGGCGGCTGGGTGAACGAGTTCCCCACGTAGGAGCCGGCAGGACACCTGACACGGCAGAGAGGCAGTCCATGGCTCCGGACACCCCCACCCCAGCACCCGCGGATCCACCGACTACCCCTGAGCAGGCGCTGGCCCTCGTGCGCAGCCGCTACGCCGATCCCAAACTCCCCGACGGCACTCCCGTCGAGCAACGCGTCCAAGAATTCGACATCGGCTATCTCGTGTATTCGGTTTTCCCACGCCACACGGACCTCACCACCCCTCCAGAACCCGGCGGCGCAAACATCGTGGTGTCCAAAGCGACCGGCGAAACGGTCAGCGTCCCCAACTTGCCCCCCGAGCTTGCCATCGCTCGCTACCGCAAGAAGCGCGCACCACTTCCTCACGCTGTGCGGCCCGACTCCCACGGAGTACAGGAATGACCAGGATTTCGAGGCATGACGCGCGATCCACCAGCCACCTGGAGCTCCAGCTGGAAGTCGCGAACAGCGGCTTCCGGCAGAAGGTCGGATTCCTCAAGAAGACTCCCTCCTGGTTCTCGAACGCGCTGGCAGGGGCCGTGCAGCTGCTGAACCTGCGCTGCTCGGTGGACGCCGAGGCGGACAAGGTGGAGACCTGGGAGGCCTGCGTCACCGCGATGCAGGTCGGGTCCGCACTGTTCACCTCGGCCCGCGCCACCACCGACACCATCGAGTGCCGGATCGGCCATGAGATGCACACGATCCGCGCAGGCGACCTGTCCCGGGCCCATGCGGGGAACTGGCTGACCGCGTTCTGGCTGGCCGCCGTCTGCCGCGAGAAGACACGCATGACCGAACTGGCACAGCTCCCGGTCGCCCTGCTGCGAGAGTCCGGCGCCACCTTCGACGCGTACATCTACGACTGGGTGGAAGCCCTCCAGGCGTACTGGCTCAACAGGCCGGAGTTCGGCGACAAGCTGGTGGCCGCGGTGGGGGGGCACTGACCCCGACGTGTTGCGGCACGCTCCGCGCGACAGCGTCCTCAGGATCATGTATCCGCCCATGAACCTGCTGACCCAATTGGCCCGCGGCGGCGAAGAAAGCTTCAACTCCGAACTCGCGGGCGCCCTCGAATGGCACAAGGAGTACTGGACCCGCGACGAGGACCGCGCCCTGGACGCCGAAGGCCTCACCGCCCTGGGCCCGCTCGCCGTCGCATGCCTGGCCCGCGACGAGGGCTTCAGCATCACCGTCGCATCCGAGTACCTGCCCAAGTCCCTTCTCGACGGCGGCTGGTTGAACGGGTTCCCCACCTAACCGACAGCAGCAGACCGCCCCCGAGCCCCCCACAGATCCCGAAGCACCCCGACCTCCGCCATATGGTGAATGAACTCGAGGTTCGACCCCGCCACCACCGCGACGTACGGGTCATGGGGCGCGGAGCTGTACGGATACTGCGAGAAGCCGACCATGTCGAGCTGCTCGTCGGTCAGGCCGGCGACGGCGTCCCGCCAGCGGTCGATCAGCGCCCAGAAGCGCTCAAGGGCCAGGCCGGCAGAGGGCGTGAAGTCGACCAGCAGGTACGGGTCCTGGCGTCGTTCGCCGAAGGTCCACTCCCATTCGCCCGCGAAGCAGGAGTGCAGATGCCCGAGCCGCCACGCGATCGTCGTGACCGGGGCCGCGTCGGGCTCGGGGTCGCCGGTGTGGGCGAGGACCTGCTCGACCCGCTCGACGCTCACGCTCCAGTCCTCGGCGATCCGGGCGAGCGTCATGCCGCCGGCGGCCTGCCTCGCGACCTCTGCGTACTCGCTCGCCGGGATGTCCGGGGCGCCCTTGTCGAGCAGCCACTCGCCGGGCCCGTACGCCCTGGGTGTCGTGGCCTCGCTGCGGCGCCGGATCGACCAGCAGTCGGGCACCGGCTCCCACAGGTACTCCGCGTCGCTGAGCCCGGTCAGGCGCACTTGGGCCATCTCCCTGGCCATGTCGAACTGGTCGAGCAGCAATCCCAAGCGGTCGGTGCGTACGCCCTCGGTCTCCATGCCTGGATCCTCTCCCCCAACTACGCCTACAGGTGCGCGAGCAAGCGTTCCAACGGCCGCGGTACCTGGCTCGTGAGGTCCAGGTCGTCGATGAGCGAGCGGGCGTAGTGGATCTTGCGGCCGCGGATGGTCCCCATGAAGCGACGCAGTTGCTGCTCGACCGTCCGCTCCCGCTGGGCGGGTTGCTTCTGGAAGGTGCGGAAGGTGCGCAGGTCCCCTTCCGCATCGATGACCTGCTGCACGGAGTCGGCACCGAGGGAGCGGATCAACTCCTCTTCCAGGTCGGCGACGCAGACGTAGAAACCGAGCGGCTCCATGTCGGCGCGGGCGAGATCGCGGCCGAGGCCCGCTCGCTCCAGGGCGCGCAGGAAGTGGTCCTCCTCGCCTGCGTCGCACAGGCCCGCCAGCTCGATGTCGAGCCCCTGCGGGCCCAGCAGATTCACGAATCTGCCGATGCTGGTCGCGCCGCCGAGCGGAATGACGGCGATGCCCTCCGCGGCGAGGTCGCGGCCGTGGCGCGCGGCCAGCGCGTCGAGCGCGACCTGGTCGCTGATCCCCTCCACGAGTACGGCCGTACGCAACGCGCCGCCCGCAGCGAGTTGTTGTGCGGCAGCGGCGGCTGCCGGAGCTCCCGCGCCGTCGGCCGCCCACGCGATGACCGCCTCACGGAACTGCGCTGTCGCATCCATGATCACCAGTCTTCAGGCGCGGCGGGGCAGGCCGCAACCGGTTTCGGCGCCGACCCGGTACGGGGCGAGACCGCCTAGTACAGCGAGAACCCTCCACTGTGCCGCCCCTGCCCCTTCTTCTTCGACTGGTCGGCGTCCCTGTCCTGGCGCCGCTCCTGCTCGTCCTGGCCCGGTGCGACCTCGCCGCCCGGCGGCATCTCGCCGAGCCGGATCTGCTCCCGCTCCTCGTCGGACATCTGCTCCCACTGTCCGCGCAGCCCGGCCAGGCCGCTGCCCAGCGCGCGGGCCCCGGACGGGTCGTCGAGGGAGTCGCGCAGCGAGACCTGGCCGGAGAGCAACTTCTTGGCCATGTCCTGGAGTTCGGGGCTCGCGCCGGGGATGTCGGCGACGCTGCGCAGGGACTTGTTCAGGGAACGGATCTGTTCCGGGTCGAGGGCCTCGTCCAGGACGCCGCGGTCGGGGTTGGGTCCCTTGGGGTTCTGGGGCTGCTGGGCCATCTCGCTTCTCCTCCACCGCTTGCGTCGCGTACGCCGTCGTTCGTCCGTCCATCCCAGTATCCCTTGACACCCCACGGTGTCACCAATGCCGTACGTCACCCGACGCCCCCCTCACTCTCCACGGCAGCCTCGGCGACGGAGGCGAAGGTTCCCGTTTGCTCACCCTTTGCACAAGCGACCCCCTGCAGGCATTAGCCTGACGCACCGGTACAGCAGTGAGGAACGGATTCGCCATGGCTCGAGCACGGGACGCAGCGAACGGCGGTTGGCTTTACCGCCGGGTGGAGAGCGCGCTCGGCCGCCTGGGGCGCGCGGGCGGCATTCTGTTCCTTTTGGGCGGGCTTGTCCTCGGTGGCTTCGGTGCGTACGAGGGTGCGTACGCGGCGGGTTGGGCCGGTACGCACGGCACCTTGACCGTGGAGAGCTGTGACGTCGTGCACACCGGCCACGCCTCGTCGGGCTCGCGCAAGAAGAGGAGCCGCACCGTTCGCTGTCACGGCACCTTCGTCTCCGACGACGGCAAGGCGAAGGACGTCAACGCGACGTTGGAGAGCAAGCGCGACTACCTGCAGAAGAGCCGCGTCTCAGTGCAGCAGGCCGACCTCGGGACGGTCGACCTCGACACCGACGCGAGCCATGTCGTCGCGGGCTGGGACCGGGCGCTGCGCTGGTTCGCCGGGTTCTTCGGTGCCTGGGTCCTCATCGGGCTCGGCGTCTTCTGTCTCGCCACGGGGTACGCACCCTTCGGGCGGAGCCGGATCGGCTTCAACGCGGCGTGGGAGGCGGCAGGGCGGAGTGTGACGCGTACGGCCGTGATCGGGATGTTGGGGGTCGGGCTTGTGGGTGCGGTGCTGTCGTTCCTGGTCAGCCTGTTCTTCTGACTGTTCTTCGGCCTGTTCTTCTGGCTGCTCTTCGGGCTGTTTTTCTGGCCCCGGGCTGACTCCCGACTGGCGAGCCGAGTTCGCCGGTTGTGACCGTTAGTTGAGCCCGGGGCTGTCCCCCAACGAAGCGCAGGCCACGCCCAGCGCCACCACGGCCAACGCCCATCGCGTACGCCCCCGCCAGGCGAGCCAGGCTCCGAGAGCGCCGGCCGCGACCCCACCCGCGTAGAAGACGAGCCGCATCCCGGCGCCGTCGCCCATCGCCAGCCGGACCACCGTCAGCACCAGGCACAGCAGTCCGACGACCACGGCGAACAGCCCGTAGAAACGACGTGCCTGGCGCGCCGTGCGACGGCGGTCGGCCGCGACGCCCGACCGGCCCGCCTGCTGGAACTGTGTCCGCAGCGCATCCGTGCCCGCGGGGCCGGGTCCCTTCTCCATCTCGGTCATACCGCGGGAGCCTAGCGGCCGCGGCCGCGCTGTCGGCAGCGGGGACAGGTTCTCTACACTCCGCCCATGCCCACTCCCCACATTCCCCGGACTCCCCCTGCCCCTCACGGATCCACTCCGTCACCTTCCGCCCCGTCCCCCTCCGCCACGGTCATCCGTACCGGCGAGCGGGCGGCCCGGCGGATGCTTCCGCTGACCGTGTTCCTGACGCTGCTCAGCGCGTTGGTGCTGTTCGCGGGCGTCGCGATGCTGGCCGGGCTGGGCGAGGGAGGGCCGAGCGCGAAGGGCGTCGGGGGCATCGTCGTGGGATCGCTGATGGGCTTCATCAGCGTGACGAGCCTGGTCACGCACTGGCTGAACCGGAAGTCGAGCATCAGCATCGACGAGACCGGCCTGTGGGTCTCCACCAGCGAGGGGCAGGGCGTCATCGCCTGGCACCTCCTCGCCGGAGTCGGCCTGCACTGGAGCAAGTTCGGGCGGCGCAACAAGGTCTACTCGATCGAGCTGTGCCCGAACGTCCCGATCGACCGCGACGCCCCGGTCCTGTGGCCGCTGGTCCGCGACGAGGAGCCACTGCACCCGACGCTGCCCCGGCTGCGTTACCGGCTGCCGGTGACGGCGGGGTCGCGGGAACCGCTGGTCGCCGCGGTGCGGGCTTACGTTCCGCAGCTGTGGCTCGGGGAGTCCGAGCGGGCGACGGGGCATATCGGGACGCCCGATCGCAAGGGGCATCGGGAGCGGACCCGGGGGCGCTCGTAGCCGTTCGGCCGGGCGGGCCGGGCAGGCCACCCGTGGTGCGGAGTGCCTATCCGCGGCGTCCCGAGCCCAGGCTGCCGCGCTCCAGGGTCATGAGGTCCCTGCCTCCGGGTGCCGCGATCACGCCGCCGTCCTCGAGGTTCCCGGCGAACCAGGCTCCGTGTTCCATCTCGCCCGTCCAGCGCTTGCGTTGGAGCGGGTTGATCGCGCGCATGGTCCTCGACCAGTCGCCGTCCGGGTCCGTCCTGAGCTGGACCGGCAGCGCCATCGTGTCGTTGACCCCGGGGCAGGGACGTACGGCCGCGCGATACTCCCAGGGGTGTTCGCGGAGGATCCTGCGGATGCGGCGGAGCCGGATGATCGGGCCCAGCGAGTAGAGCGCGAGGGCGAAGATGAACGGCGCCGCGATCACACAGACGAACCCGGCGATGCGCATCCACATCGGCTGCGTCCGGGGATGGTCGCCAAGCAGGCCCATCACGGTCAGGGTGACCAGGAGCAGGATCACCACCAGAGGCAGCATCGCGCCGGCCCGCAGCCGCGCCCGCTGCCAGTTGCGCCGGGTTTCCGGGTGATCGAAGGCGCACTTCTCCAGGGGAAGTTGGGCGTTCTCCAGAGGTGGTGGCGGGTTGGCGGTCATGAGCAGCACTCCTCGTACCAGCGGCAGCCCCCTCATCGTCACATGCCCTGCCGTGGCTGTGGAGCACAGGTGGCTCTTATTCGGCTTTTCGGCCTCCGGCGAAGTGGAGGTCTTGCGTATTTCAGGTAGCGATTCGGATCAGGCGAAAAGCGTGATCACGGCCGTTGATAAACTCCCGCCCATTCTGCGGACCCGTCCGATCACCGCTGTCCTGCCGTCCGTCCGCGAACATCACGGGAGATTAGGACATTGCGCCCTGCAGACGGTGGAGGAAGCTCCATCACCACCAAAGTGGACGACGCCAAGCTCAACCAGGCGAGCAACAATCTGGTGGAACTTCGCGGCGATACGGACAATGCCGACAAGGTTTCGCAGGAAGATACATTCGAGGCCATCACCGGCCTCAACAAGAATTCCCTCGGCAGCGCGCCGACCGAGGGCGCCTGGCTCACGGCAGGCGGGCTGAGCGAGCTGGACACCCGCTGGGGACAGCAGGTCATCAACCTCAAGACCATGCTGCAGTCGATCAGCGAGAAGATCCACGACACTCGCGGCAACTACACGCGCCGCGAGGACCACGAGCGCGCCCAGAACGATCGCAGCATGATGAGCGACTTCGGTTGATCCGTTCATTCCCGCCAACCCCCCGGAACCCTTTGCCTGGAATGGTCTCCCATGGTCTCGTTCGCGTACCTCAATGAAGCCGATCTCTCCAAACTGGACACTGCCGCTAAATCGTGGAAAAAGCTTCCCGACAAGTACGAAGCCCTTGCGCTCCAATTCGACGCAGGTGTCCACGATGTCCTACAGGGGAATTGGGAGGGCGAAGCCGCCACCGCCGCTTTCCGTACGATGAAGCGGGCCACCGCCGAGTATCAGGCCGCGGCCGACGAGTCCCGGCGCGTGGCCAAGCTCCTCCGTGACGCACACACGGAGTTCAGCGGATACCAGAAGAAGCTCCACGACCTCGTGGCGGACGGCCGGACCAACGGGCTGAAGATCGACGACAAGGGCGTGGAGGACGTCGACTCCCGCTGGAACAGTCCCACCGCGACCGCGGCACCGGGCTTCGCGGAGGAGCGCAAGAAGGCGGTGGACGACGCCTCGCACACGCTCAAGACCATCCTGGAGTCGATCACGAGCGTCGACGAAAGCGTCAGTGCCGCACTGCGCCGGGATGCCAACGGCGCGGACAACGACTCGTTCAACACCAAGAGCGCGTCCTCCGTGGACGAGGCCGAGTCGACGCGCGCCGCAGGGCTCGCACGCAAGGGCGACAAGATCTCGAACACGGAGCTCAACCAGCTCAACCAACTGCTCCTGACCAACCGCAAGGACCCCGAGTTCTCCACGGGCTTCTACAAGAACCTCGGGCAGGAGAAGACACTCGGCTTCTTCGCGAACCTGACCTCGGAGTCCGCCGAAGCCAAGGACCCGGCCCGGCTCAAGGGCGTGCAGGCCCTGCAGCGCAACCTGGGCCACACGCTCGCCACCGCCACCGATCCCGACAACAAGACCCATCTGTCGCAGGAGTGGAGCGACGGCCTGCGCAAACTCGGAACGCAGAAGTTCACCGTCTCCGAGAACGACGGATACGCCTACCACCCGTACGGCTATCAAGTCCTCGGCGGCATCCTTCGGTACGGCGAGTACGACTCCACCTTCCTGACCCCCATCGCCCAGCACATGGTGTCGCTCGAGGCCGAGGACCCGGACATCTGGGCCGCCAATGCCCCGCAAGGCGTCAACGAGGCCATCACCTCCAATCCTTCGGGCAAGGGCGGTGACGGCTTCGACCCGATGACCGGCCTCCTGGAAGGCCTCGGCCACAGCCCGGAGGCCGCAGAGGACTTCTTCACCGGTGACGTGGTCGCGTACGACGAAGACGGCACGCCCAAGGGCGGCGACCTCGAGTCCCACTACGGGGACGAGGGGAAGAAGGTCGACAGCTACCTCGGCTACTTCACCGACTCCGACCGGGAGTGGATGGCGGACACGGCCAGCCGGGACCCCGAGGACGGCGGAAAGGCCGTGGTGCACGGGCCGGATGCGCTGGGGCACGCACTGGAGGCGGCGACCACCGGGAACGCGTACGACTACGAGGGCAAGGAGCTGCCCAAGCACAGCGCCGAGCAGGCCGCTCTCGTCAAGGACATCGTGAACAAGTTCGGTGGCGAGCACGGTGGCGAGCTGATCAACGGGGACAGCGGCGCGCCGCTGGAGTCCATGCGGGACAGCCTGGGGCACATCACGGCCGACTACATGGGCGACTTCCAGCGGGCTGTCTCCGGTGACGACGATCTCCCCGTGCACGGCGCCTCGGCACGCCTGCCCTCCGCAGCCACCGAGGCCTTCCTGAGCCAGGTCGGCCAGGACCCCGACGCGTACAAGGCGATCACCGCTTCACAACAGGCCTTCACCCAGGGCCTGGTGAACGAGGCCGTCAACGGGCAGACGGACTCCCAGGTGCGCATCGAGACACGGGTGGAGAACGCGGTGCACCCCGGGTCCATGATCGCGGGAATCATGAGCGAAGCGCGTGCCGATGCCGTCTTCGACACCAAGCGGGCCGAGGACGACGAGTTCAACAGCAGTGCCGAAGAAGTGAACAAGTGGGTCGGCCGGGGTGCCGGTCTCGTGACCGGGGCCG
Proteins encoded in this window:
- a CDS encoding immunity 49 family protein, whose translation is MYPPMNLLTQLARGGEESFNSELAGALEWHKEYWTRDEDRALDAEGLTALGPLAVACLARDEGFSITVASEYLPKSLLDGGWLNGFPT
- a CDS encoding immunity 49 family protein translates to MTGALSEVLQLQEADLEEELEDLEENPEWFSMALRTATTNLATRCSGDPEADNLATWKACVRAMQIGHAVFVSARATTPTITCLVVDTEHVFRSGAAPWAHAGNWLTAFWLSCVCRDRERTNDLCQVPVSLLRESGADFDPYIYAWVEALQAYWRKQPELGDKLVEAVDGTGAEAVRPALRSAVLNLMYPPMNLLTQLVRKDQDRFNTELAKAVEWHKGYWTRSEKLEQDPDGFLALAPLALACLALDSGFTVDVESAYLPEYLLAGGWVNEFPT
- a CDS encoding DUF6571 family protein, yielding MKRATAEYQAAADESRRVAKLLRDAHTEFSGYQKKLHDLVADGRTNGLKIDDKGVEDVDSRWNSPTATAAPGFAEERKKAVDDASHTLKTILESITSVDESVSAALRRDANGADNDSFNTKSASSVDEAESTRAAGLARKGDKISNTELNQLNQLLLTNRKDPEFSTGFYKNLGQEKTLGFFANLTSESAEAKDPARLKGVQALQRNLGHTLATATDPDNKTHLSQEWSDGLRKLGTQKFTVSENDGYAYHPYGYQVLGGILRYGEYDSTFLTPIAQHMVSLEAEDPDIWAANAPQGVNEAITSNPSGKGGDGFDPMTGLLEGLGHSPEAAEDFFTGDVVAYDEDGTPKGGDLESHYGDEGKKVDSYLGYFTDSDREWMADTASRDPEDGGKAVVHGPDALGHALEAATTGNAYDYEGKELPKHSAEQAALVKDIVNKFGGEHGGELINGDSGAPLESMRDSLGHITADYMGDFQRAVSGDDDLPVHGASARLPSAATEAFLSQVGQDPDAYKAITASQQAFTQGLVNEAVNGQTDSQVRIETRVENAVHPGSMIAGIMSEARADAVFDTKRAEDDEFNSSAEEVNKWVGRGAGLVTGAVRVPVVGDVAGWAIEDIQESVMESIKQDSTTEAQHDAGEGYANGQQEAVRSAREAAERAGKHGHHNADTIKDIKDAAGKTAGQSHAAGAKWEDSHHG
- a CDS encoding ATP-dependent endonuclease, translating into MDATAQFREAVIAWAADGAGAPAAAAAAQQLAAGGALRTAVLVEGISDQVALDALAARHGRDLAAEGIAVIPLGGATSIGRFVNLLGPQGLDIELAGLCDAGEEDHFLRALERAGLGRDLARADMEPLGFYVCVADLEEELIRSLGADSVQQVIDAEGDLRTFRTFQKQPAQRERTVEQQLRRFMGTIRGRKIHYARSLIDDLDLTSQVPRPLERLLAHL
- a CDS encoding immunity 49 family protein yields the protein MTRISRHDARSTSHLELQLEVANSGFRQKVGFLKKTPSWFSNALAGAVQLLNLRCSVDAEADKVETWEACVTAMQVGSALFTSARATTDTIECRIGHEMHTIRAGDLSRAHAGNWLTAFWLAAVCREKTRMTELAQLPVALLRESGATFDAYIYDWVEALQAYWLNRPEFGDKLVAAVGGH
- a CDS encoding DinB family protein, whose translation is METEGVRTDRLGLLLDQFDMAREMAQVRLTGLSDAEYLWEPVPDCWSIRRRSEATTPRAYGPGEWLLDKGAPDIPASEYAEVARQAAGGMTLARIAEDWSVSVERVEQVLAHTGDPEPDAAPVTTIAWRLGHLHSCFAGEWEWTFGERRQDPYLLVDFTPSAGLALERFWALIDRWRDAVAGLTDEQLDMVGFSQYPYSSAPHDPYVAVVAGSNLEFIHHMAEVGVLRDLWGARGRSAAVG
- a CDS encoding immunity 49 family protein, coding for MIKIPRHEFPTGALPQVLKVLERRLNGELEDLTENAEWFSMALSSATTALDRRCSGDPKADKLETWKACVTAMQIGHALFVAARATTPTVTCRVGPDEHVFSSGTGPWAHAGNWLTAFWLSCVCRDRQRTNDLCQVPVSLLREAGGFDEYMYSWVEALQAYWLKQPELGDKLVEAVDGTDPEVLRPASRSAVLNLVYPPMYLLTQVVRGDQEKFTTALTKTVEWHKDYWTRDEELARDSDGLIALGPLALACLALDSGFTVDVESEYLPKYLLDGGWVDEFPT
- a CDS encoding ATP-binding protein — protein: MTAPPNGYAPHPHIGGRATVLRALAAWRMEWPGAPRVVVLTGSPGSGRSHLLTGFLMLCDPDFRGRLPLADLDPSTVPPELPAPAVPSAAGLTTAQFGWLLAGHYGLQAERLEDVYAELAALDRPLTIVVPDVDRAGPVRTTGEPARLVREALRPLAHTDSVRLLADVPRELATRLVEGLPPGSAQIIDLDDPQWADPQGLMLQAEALLRPEFGAPELPFTADPSARRALAEAIGRRAGTSPLTVQLTVQSILANPSGVVPTDEGQLPTSLGEVLDLHARRLGADPQTLRHLLAPLALAEGDGLPAELWVKLVSTLAGTDMTAAIASSGALAGPFVQSLRAGANGERTLLRLLHPAIADELRSGLPHVRATQSQIAMALLETVPGQDWSKADPYVRDHIAGHTLEAGLLPQLLTDPGLFVYADPVPLRAAVEAVPEQQLGAPARTYLRIAPLLTRAQAPALARAALLESAFVEDQLPDFAAAVHRLGLDLPWQTLWSVRLPDISEVTIGTLPRPADSPVPVAALSVPPGTPGSLPAAGNTASALLMHGLVQPTLFDEPGPEHLRPLSEQDRATAPLALRRGTDQLRVWDRSRQTVVASLISDSPFTGADLSPDGILVAATEFGVRALWIRQQQR